CTGGTCGGGACCGTGGAGCTGGCGAGTGACGACCCGAGACTGCTCGGCGAGGACGGTGACAGCATCGACGACCGGGTCGACGACCCGCCGACACCGGAGTGAAGGGAGGCTGTCCGAACGGAAAGAACAAAACGGGCTGCTTCCTAACCGCGGGTACTGTGACGAACACGCAGGTAACGCACGTCCAGATCGACAACTACGGCCCCTGGACGGTCACCCCCGAACCCCGACGAGAGGTCGACCTTCAGACCCTGCAGTCGCGGCTGTACGCCGACCTCTCGCAACTGATCGGCAACCGCGGCGGCTACGTCTTCTTCTCGCGGTTCGACAACATGATCGCTGTCACGAACGGGCTCGACGAGGACGACCACGCGCTCGTTCAGGAGTCCGTCGGCAACCGCTACCCGGTCACGATGAGCCTGAGCGTCGCCACCGGGACGACCCCCGCCGAGGCGCTCGGAACCGCGACCGAGGCGCTCCAGGAGGCCGGGAGCGCCCAGGACAAGTCCCGGCGGGAGATCCTGCGCGGCCGGACCATCGACGAGGAGTTCCGGACCGCCGAGGATCTGCAGA
This DNA window, taken from Halosimplex litoreum, encodes the following:
- a CDS encoding GTP cyclohydrolase III, with protein sequence MTNTQVTHVQIDNYGPWTVTPEPRREVDLQTLQSRLYADLSQLIGNRGGYVFFSRFDNMIAVTNGLDEDDHALVQESVGNRYPVTMSLSVATGTTPAEALGTATEALQEAGSAQDKSRREILRGRTIDEEFRTAEDLQIAHFDVNDATGKYTDQLNEFDTFIRIEQGYAELMRYMRRAYDSLSFFVGGDNVIAVCSEMDAAEYQDAVDHVREAVDVELKVGVGRGRVAQDAGMAAKHALEECRATGEDVHVDWATGETDPSA